One part of the Magallana gigas chromosome 5, xbMagGiga1.1, whole genome shotgun sequence genome encodes these proteins:
- the LOC117686501 gene encoding E3 ubiquitin-protein ligase TRIM71-like → MDPWYSAQDVVRCTLCKTSVAPMYCEVCHIHLCKYCVEKHLSDSSIVHNVVSLKQYLSTLNSPKCRKHPTKQCDLHCKQCDIPICTKCISSETHLGHKLVDIFQNFEDKKEDLIKELQELEKSIYPKYQEISSAIPVQKADLSKSSQKLTTAINKQGEVWHREIDIIIQKLKSNAAEMESKNLVALNKQDDEITHTISEITQNIADLKKLLDSNDVSRVSAYKSRIVDFRTLPPKLKMSQLNFRPREIHTDQLIEQFGSLSAFSFTTEKQDFSMPTQGASPPDRSLMEVPRVITAIDTEYKYLNIVKCLSDKEIWTFGNDEMFIKNIRGEQGMFNHGYDNKMRLYNLQGELVQSVQTKSGNRPYDIAVTRSGNLVYTDYTDRTVNIVKNTEIQTMIRLRGWTPFGFCITSSGDLLVVMISGDCKQSKVVCYSGSTEKLTIQYDDKGQPLYSSTGDDKYICENRNQDICVADRGTSAVVVVNQAGKLRFTYTGHPSSTKRSFDPRGITTDSQGRILTADICNHCIHILDQDGQFLRYIDNCPLHRPFGLCVDTQNNLFVAEKKGKVKKIQYYM, encoded by the coding sequence ATGGACCCCTGGTACAGTGCCCAGGATGTTGTACGCTGCACCCTATGTAAGACCTCAGTGGCCCCCATGTACTGTGAAGTTTGTCATATACATCTTTGTAAATACTGTGTGGAGAAACATTTATCAGATTCCTCTATAGTTCATAATGTGGTCTCACTTAAACAATACTTATCCACTCTGAACTCTCCGAAGTGTAGGAAACACCCCACCAAACAATGTGATCTCCATTGtaaacaatgtgacattcctatctGTACTAAGTGCATTTCTTCTGAGACACATTTAGGACATAAACTGGTtgacatttttcaaaactttgaagaCAAAAAAGAAGATTTAATAAAAGAGCTGCAAGAATTAGAGAAATCCATTTATCCCAAATACCAAGAGATCTCATCTGCCATCCCAGTGCAGAAAGCTGATCTGAGTAAAAGCTCCCAGAAATTAACAACAGCAATCAACAAACAAGGAGAAGtctggcacagagaaatagacatcaTTATACAGAAATTGAAATCTAACGCGGCGGAAATGGAATCCAAAAACCTGGTCGCCCTAAATAAACAGGATGATGAAATCACACACacaatttctgaaatcacacagaacATTGCTGATCTGAAGAAGTTACTGGACTCTaatgatgtcagccgtgtctctgcctacaaatccagaaTTGTTGATTTCAGAActttgcctcctaaactcaaaATGTCCCAATTAAACTTTAGACCCCGGGAAATCCACACAGATCAGCTGATtgaacagtttggttctctgtcagcattTTCCTTTACAACAGAAAAACAGGACTTCAGCATGCCGACCCAGGGAGCCTCTCCCCCAGACCGGTCACTGATGGAGGTACCCCGGGTCATCACAGCTATAGACACAGAGTATAAATATCTAAACATTGTGAAGTGTCTAAGTGATAAAGAGATATGGACGTTTGGTAATGacgaaatgtttataaaaaacatCAGGGGAGAACAAGGGATGTTCAACCATGGTTATGACAACAAGATGAGACTCTACAACCTGCAGGGAGAACTAGTAcagtcagtccaaaccaagtccGGGAACAGACCCTacgacatagcagtgacaaggagtgggaatctagtttatactgattacactgatagaactgtgaacatagtaaAGAATACAGAGATACAGACAATGATCAGACTACGGGGGTGGACACCTTTTGGTTTCTGTattacctcctctggtgacctcctggttgtcatgatcAGTGGTGATTGTAAACAatcaaaagttgtgtgttactctggctccacagagaagcTAACtattcagtacgacgacaaaggacaacctctctattcatctacTGGTGACGATAAATACATCTGTGAGAACAGAAACCAAGATATATGTGTGGCAGACCGTGGAACCtctgcagtagtggtggtcaatcaggccgggaaactccggtttacctacactggtcacCCCTCTTCTACCAAGAGATCATTCGATCCacgcggcatcacaacagacagccagggtcgaaTCCTGACAGCAGACATCTGCAACCactgtatccacatcctggaccaggacggacagttcctccgctacatagACAACTGTCCTTTACACCGTCCATTCGGTTTATGTGTTGACACTCAGAACAACCTATTTGTGGCTGAAAAAaaaggtaaagtgaagaaaatccagtactacatgtaa